The following are encoded together in the Malaya genurostris strain Urasoe2022 chromosome 3, Malgen_1.1, whole genome shotgun sequence genome:
- the LOC131437567 gene encoding uncharacterized protein LOC131437567: MQCSILGRTVVDIVEAPDPPSPVVPPLPAFISRPGPAASRLSSADLFYPVSQNDEQDDVGIWVYYQNVRGLRTKIDEIFLTTSDCNFDVIFLTETGLDSRINSQQLFGNSFNVFRCDRSSANSDKASFGGVLIAISRKHVSSIIETVNGQCLEQVCASATVRGRKLLLCGVYIPPDKSQNVDVIDAHISTVSELCSKGSVNDIVLVCGDFNQPRIVWNQRHEETQPACSLLPSAAGTALIDGMDFLNLHQANQCRNHLGRLLDLVFCSSEHQLIVDCSVTPLLPVDPHHPPLVISLAADCENNFRNMDFTNESRPLNYRKIDFGALLEFLQNVNWSALQDIDNANEMAYFFCNKITQWLSSNLPFVKRPISPPWSTALLRKLKRIRNAWQRKHRRWKSSEIKRMFKSSSDNYRKLNAGLYKSYVMRVQTDLRRNPKHFWTFVNSKRKCSSIPSKVCLDGVESRSSLESCDLFAKFFASVFAEKTASGIDAETAAVDVPENLVHIDTFLVTPDMIVAAAKKLKRSFSAGPDGIPAAVYSHCASALADPLCTIFNKSFE; the protein is encoded by the exons atgcaatgcagtatactgGGACGCACCGTAGTTGATATTGTGGAAGCCCCTGACCCCCCTTCCCCAGTCGTGCCACCGCTGCCAGCGTTCATCAGCCGTCCTGGTCCTGCGG CTTCCAGATTATCAAGCGCTGATTTGTTTTATCCCGTGTCGCAGAATGACGAACAAGATGACGTTGGTATCTGGGTGTACTACCAGAATGTTCGGGGGTTGAGGACAAAAATCGACGAGATCTTTTTAACGACGAGTGACTGCAACTTTGATGTCATCTTTTTGACCGAGACCGGACTGGATAGCCGAATAAACTCTCAGCAGTTGTTTGGAAATTCCTTCAATGTTTTTCGCTGTGACCGCAGCTCAGCCAATAGTGACAAAGCATCATTTGGTGGAGTTTTGATTGCCATTTCACGAAAACACGTCAGCTCTATCATTGAAACGGTGAATGGTCAGTGTCTTGAACAAGTGTGTGCAAGTGCTACAGTGCGGGGTAGAAAGTTACTGCTATGCGGTGTGTACATTCCCCCTGATAAAAGCCAAAACGTTGATGTGATCGATGCGCACATTTCAACTGTTTCGGAACTGTGCAGTAAAGGTTCTGTGAATGATATTGTTCTTGTGTGTGGTGATTTCAACCAGCCCCGCATTGTGTGGAATCAACGGCATGAAGAAACACAACCCGCTTGTTCTTTGTTGCCATCCGCTGCTGGTACAGCGCTGATCGACGGTATGGATTTTTTAAATCTACATCAAGCAAACCAGTGCAGAAATCATCTTGGGCGATtgctcgatttggtcttttgttCTTCGGAGCATCAATTAATAGTTGATTGTAGTGTTACTCCACTGCTACCTGTCGACCCGCATCATCCGCCTTTAGTTATCTCGTTGGCTGCTGACTgcgaaaacaatttccggaacATGGACTTCACGAATGAATCAAGGCCATTAAATTATAGGAAAATTGATTTTGGTGCTTTACTTGAATTCTTGCAAAACGTTAACTGGAGTGCTTTGCAAGATATCGACAACGCAAATGAAATGGcatattttttctgtaacaaaATAACTCAGTGGTTAAGTTCAAATTTGCCTTTTGTAAAACGGCCAATAAGTCCTCCTTGGAGCACAGCTTTGCTTCGTAAATTGAAACGAATTCGAAATGCTTGGCAGCGCAAACATCGTCGCTGGAAGAGCTCTGAAATAAAACGAATGTTCAAAAGTTCCAGTGATAACTATCGCAAATTAAACGCGGGGTTGTACAAATCCTACGTTATGCGGGTTCAAACTGATCTTCGTCGGAATCCCAAACATTTCTGGACTTTTGTAAACTCGAAACGTAAATGCTCATCAATTCCTTCAAAAGTTTGTCTCGATGGTGTTGAATCCAGGTCATCCTTGGAGTCATGTGATctgtttgcaaagttctttgcttcggtgtttgcaGAAAAAACAGCCTCCGGTATCGATGCGGAGACCGCCGCGGTGGATGTTCCTGAGAATTTAGTGCACATTGACACATTTTTGGTTACTCCCGATATGATTGTTGCCGCAGCGAAGAAGTTGAAACGATCGTTCTCTGCCGGACCAGATGGAATACCTGCAGCGGTGTACAGTCATTGCGCTTCTGCTTTAGCCGATCCTTTGTGCactatatttaacaaatcatttgagtAA